GTGGTTCGGACGGGCCGAGCGTCGAACTCGTTCGTTGGGTGTGCACGTACCGCGGTCGGCGCGCGCCGGCCGGCCTCTGTGCCGGCCGGACGCGTGCGAGGGATGAGTGACCGAGCGGAGCGAGGGAGCGAATCGGCTGGGGAGGACGTGGTCGCGGTTCGGTTGCGGTGGGCGAGACTGAAAGGGGCCGGTTCGCTCGTGAGCCGAGGCGACGCAAGCACCGGAGGCCGAAGGCCGAGGAGCACAGCGAGACGCAGGCCACGAGCGAACCGGGGGCTTTCGCGGTCGTCGTGTTCGCGGTCGTCGTGTTCGCGGTCGTCGTGTTCGCGGTCGTCGTGTTCGCGGTCGTCGTGTTCGCGGTCGTCGTGTTCGCGGTCGTCGTGTTCGCGGTCGTCGTGTTCGCGGTCGTCGTGTTCGCGGTCGTCGTGTTCGCGGTCGTCGTGTTCGCGGTCGTCGTGTTCGCGGTCGTCGTGTTCGCGGTCGTTCCGACTCCCCACAAACCAACAAGCCAACCGAGATCCGATCGTTCCCGAACCGTTACCACCCCGCCGACCACACCCCAGATCGATGACCGAACCCGCCGACCTCGTCGTCACGAACGCCGAGGTACACACGCTCGCCGACCCCGACGAGACGCACGAAGCGTTCGCCGTCCGCGACGGCCGCGTCGTCCGCCTCGGCTCCACCTACGACGTGGAGTTCCTCGCCGGCGCCGACACGACCACGATCGACGCCGGGGGGCGCGTCGCGATCCCGGGGCTGATCGACGCGCACACGCACCTCCTCAACGCCGGACGAACGCTCGTCCACGCCGACCTCTCGGCGGCCGACTCCCCCGACGAGGCCGTCGAGTTGCTCCGCGAGCGCGCCGCCGAGGTCGACACAGACGCCGGCGAGTGGGTGCTCGGTTTCGGCTACGACGAGTCGACGTGGGACGAGTCGCGCCCGCTAACGCGCCAGGATCTCCACGCAGTCTCCGAGACGACGCCCGTCGTCGCCGTCCGCGAGGACATGCACGTCGCGAGCGTCAACGACCCGGTGTTCGAGCGCCTCCGCGACGAGATGCCCGACGACGACGTGCGAACGGAGGGCGGCGATCCGACCGGCGTGATCGTCGAGGAGGCCGTCGACCCCGTCTACGAGGCGATCGAACCCGACGCCGCCGAGGCCGAGGAGCTGATCCGGGCCGTCCAGTCGACCGCCAACGAGCGCGGCGTCACCGCGGTCCACGACATGGTCAGGCAGTCGAGGGCGCCGGAGGTGTACCGCGACCTGGACCTCGCGGACGAGCTCACCCTCCGTGTTCGGATCAACTACTGGGCCGACCACCTCGACTCGCTGATCGACGCCGGGCTCCGCACGAACCACGGCAGCGACATGGTGCAGACCGGCGCGGTGAAGTCCTACACCGACGGCACGTTCGGCGGTCGAACCGCGAAGCTCCACGAACCGTACGCAGACGATCCCGAGGAGACGGGGACGTGGGTGCTCGACCCAGACGGGATCCGCGACCTCGTCGCCCGCGCCGACGACCACGGCTTCCAGGTGACGCTGCACGCTATCGGCGACGCAGCGGTCGACGCGGTGCTCGACGCCTACGAGGACACCGACGACCCGGGCGACTCCCGCCACCGGATCGAGCACTCGGAACTCGCGAGCGACGAGGCGATCGAACGGATGGCCGACCTGGGCGTCGTCGCGTCGATGCAGCCCAACTTCCACAAGTGGGGCTTCGAGGGCGGGCTGTACGACGACCGCCTCGGCGACCGGCGAACCGACGCGAACCGCCTGCCGGCCTACCTCGACGCCGGCGCGCCGCTGGCGTTCGGCAGCGACTGCATGCCGCTGGACCCCCTCCTCGGGGTTCACTACGCGGTCAACGCCCCCAGCGAGGGCCAGTCGCTCGGCGTCACCGAGGCGCTTCGGGCGTATACCGGCGGCGCGGCCTATGCCGGCTTCGACGAGGACCGACTCGGGACACTGGAACCGGGCAAGCGAGCCGACTTCGTCCTGCTCGACGACTCCCCCTGGGAGCAGTCCGACCGGATCGACGAGGTCGAGGCGGCGCTGACGGCCGTCGACGGCCACGTGGTGTACGACGGGCGCTGAGTCGTCGGCCGAGTCGCCCCCGCCGCGGTCGGCCGACGCTCGGCTAGTCCTCGGCGGCGGCGTCGACCGCGGTCGTTTCCGTTTCCGCCTCGGTCTCGGTTTCCGCCTCGACCTCGGTCGCGAGCACCTCCAGCGTCTCGTCGACGGTGACGCGGATCGTGTCGCCGTCGCACGGCAGGTCGAGGCGGACGCGCAGCGGCTCCTCGCTGACGAGGGTCGTGTGCACGTCGCTGACGGTCCACGGGTGCGTCCAGAACGGCTCGGTGGTGAGGTCGACGCCGCGGTCGGAGAAGAACGTGAGCACGGGCGCCGTGTCGAGGAGGTTCACCCCGACCGCCGAGGTGAGGCGGTTGTCACAGCGGCCGCAGGTGTGGCGCACCGCGACCTCCTGGCCGGGGACGGCGATGTCGTCGACCAGCTCGGTCTCCATCCGGCCCATGCACTCCGGGCAGACGCCGTC
This genomic stretch from Halobaculum roseum harbors:
- a CDS encoding amidohydrolase, which produces MTEPADLVVTNAEVHTLADPDETHEAFAVRDGRVVRLGSTYDVEFLAGADTTTIDAGGRVAIPGLIDAHTHLLNAGRTLVHADLSAADSPDEAVELLRERAAEVDTDAGEWVLGFGYDESTWDESRPLTRQDLHAVSETTPVVAVREDMHVASVNDPVFERLRDEMPDDDVRTEGGDPTGVIVEEAVDPVYEAIEPDAAEAEELIRAVQSTANERGVTAVHDMVRQSRAPEVYRDLDLADELTLRVRINYWADHLDSLIDAGLRTNHGSDMVQTGAVKSYTDGTFGGRTAKLHEPYADDPEETGTWVLDPDGIRDLVARADDHGFQVTLHAIGDAAVDAVLDAYEDTDDPGDSRHRIEHSELASDEAIERMADLGVVASMQPNFHKWGFEGGLYDDRLGDRRTDANRLPAYLDAGAPLAFGSDCMPLDPLLGVHYAVNAPSEGQSLGVTEALRAYTGGAAYAGFDEDRLGTLEPGKRADFVLLDDSPWEQSDRIDEVEAALTAVDGHVVYDGR